A region from the Anomaloglossus baeobatrachus isolate aAnoBae1 chromosome 11, aAnoBae1.hap1, whole genome shotgun sequence genome encodes:
- the LOC142256598 gene encoding indolethylamine N-methyltransferase-like, with product METAFTDNDTYGEIFDPEEYLHTYYNPKSGILVLDGTLDFELKKLHEAFNTRCVRGKTLIDIGHGPTIYQDLSACESFDEIIGAEYTDRNREYYERSLRDEPGTFDWTDTTQKVCIMEGKGTSVEEKKKKLKDTVTKTLKCDVRNTNPLEPLVLPQADCVMSLGCLECACSDLDTYRKVLKNVSSLLKTGGHLIITEILNCSSYVSGGKRLSCVVLTEDFMRSAITEAGYEIVDLEVIYRKYDKDQYELCDHDSSLFVLARKIKDL from the exons ATGGAGACAGCCTTTACTGATAATGACACTTATGGAGAAATCTTTGATCCAGAAGAATACTTACATACCTATTATAATCCCAAATCAGGAATTTTGGTGCTTGATGGAACTCTTGACTTTGAACTGAAGAAGCTCCACGAGGCTTTCAATACAA GATGTGTAAGGGGTAAAACATTGATTGATATTGGCCATGGCCCGACCATTTATCAGGACCTCTCGGCTTGTGAATCTTTTGATGAGATCATTGGTGCCGAATACACTGATCGCAACCGAGAGTACTATGAAAGAAGCCTGAGGGACGAACCTGGAACGTTCGACTGGACCGATACCACCCAAAAAGTCTGCATCATGGAAGGGAAAGG GACGTCCGTAGAAGAGAAGAAGAAAAAGCTCAAAGACACCGTAACGAAAACTCTGAAATGTGATGTCCGGAACACTAACCCACTAGAACCGCTGGTTTTGCCCCAGGCTGATTGTGTGATGTCTCTCGGGTGTCTGGAGTGTGCGTGCAGCGATCTGGACACCTATCGAAAGGTCCTTAAAAATGTATCTTCTTTGTTAAAAACAGGAGGGCATTTAATTATAACAGAGATCCTTAACTGCAGCTCCTACGTATCCGGGGGTAAgaggttgtcctgtgtggtgctgaCAGAGGACTTTATGAGAAGCGCTATAACCGAGGCAGGATATGAGATCGTAGACCTGGAAGTCATCTACAGAAAGTACGACAAGGACCAGTACGAGCTGTGCGACCACGACTCCAGCTTGTTCGTTCTGGCTCGCAAGATTAAAGATCTGTAG